In Halobaculum rubrum, the following are encoded in one genomic region:
- a CDS encoding SprT-like domain-containing protein, translating to MTIPSAPHVDIRWSDVSTDADLVAYSRDYAESAVATYDYRLPSLSVVADWSVSGRAKRRAAVVKHPKIPGAGVGDRLDWDATRREHGDRLPAPDSRFDSLRECHVVCSRRAADAFDEAEWRRVLRHELVHVEQFARFGATGHGAWFRDRAATVNADRHCPTFHRGRYLIRCRGCGAVVADRCRRCRTTRLAGLSMREQRERLGPTDCCGAFYELEDTRTGE from the coding sequence TTGACCATCCCCTCGGCCCCACACGTCGACATCCGCTGGAGCGACGTCTCGACCGACGCCGACCTCGTCGCCTACAGTCGCGACTACGCCGAGTCGGCGGTCGCAACGTACGACTACCGGCTCCCGTCGCTGTCGGTGGTCGCCGACTGGAGCGTCTCCGGGCGGGCCAAGCGCCGCGCGGCGGTCGTGAAACACCCGAAGATCCCGGGGGCGGGCGTCGGCGACCGTCTCGACTGGGACGCCACCCGTCGCGAGCACGGCGACCGACTCCCCGCTCCCGACTCGCGGTTCGACTCCCTCCGCGAGTGCCACGTCGTCTGTTCGCGGCGCGCGGCCGACGCCTTCGACGAAGCCGAGTGGCGCCGGGTGCTCCGACACGAACTCGTCCACGTCGAGCAGTTCGCTCGGTTCGGCGCCACCGGCCACGGCGCGTGGTTCCGCGACCGGGCGGCGACGGTGAACGCCGACCGCCACTGCCCCACGTTCCACCGCGGGCGCTACCTGATCCGCTGTCGGGGATGCGGGGCGGTCGTCGCGGACCGGTGCCGTCGCTGTCGAACGACGCGGCTCGCGGGGCTGTCGATGCGTGAACAGCGCGAGCGACTGGGGCCGACCGACTGCTGTGGAGCGTTCTACGAACTGGAGGACACGCGGACGGGGGAGTGA
- the gyrA gene encoding DNA gyrase subunit A, translating into MSSDVPDVDPDDVEAAQVERVRIEDEMEQSYIDYAMSVIAGRALPDVRDGLKPVHRRILYAMHEMGVTSNTSHRKSSSVIGETMGDYHPHGDSAIYDTLVNMAQEFSMRYPLIDGQGNFGSMDGDPAAAMRYTEARMADIAAELLADIEKDTVDFSANYDDRLTEPDVLPAAYPNLLVNGSTGIAVGMSTKVPPHNLGEVIDATIELIDDPDATVADLMEHVKGPDFPTGANIVGRNSVREAYTTGRGRVRVRAEMEVEEHGNDRQRIVVTELPYQENKARIVERIANDVNEGVIEGISDLRDESDREGVRVVIELKRGANVEVVKNQLLEHHLESTFGVINLALVDGQPKVLTLKETLEHYIEHRKEVVTRRSEYDLEEAEDRAHILEGRLKALENAEDVVETIRESEDRDAARAALRTTFEFSEEQAEHIVRMQLGSLTSMEAAEIEDEYENVQATIERLNEILDSESELFEVIKDELREIKDTYDDDRRTGFVEDTGSVTHEDLIPEEESVVVLSEDDYIKRMPAADFRAQNRGGKGIIGTDLKEGDRVSSVFLASTHDYLLCFTDKGRVYQLKTYQVPEMGRTARGKSAVNVLDLDGDEELTAVVNTADLTGDEYLTMVTEGGYVKRTAGDRFENILSTGIRAIKLEDGDALADVEVTDGGRDLVIGTRGGMAIRFDESGVRAMGRTARGVRGIKLTDDDRVAGIAAIDEDAHDWVLTVTENGYGKRTDLDEYRTQSRNGKGLIDIKTDDRNGRVCAVEAVTYGDHLFAMSADGQIMRTRVEDISTIGRNTMGVTVMDLDEGDTVAAVDVLSAERVSAERSAEETQEQTTESAAADADAE; encoded by the coding sequence ATGAGCTCCGACGTACCCGACGTGGACCCCGACGACGTGGAGGCGGCACAGGTCGAGCGCGTCCGCATCGAGGACGAGATGGAGCAGTCGTACATCGACTACGCGATGTCGGTCATCGCGGGTCGCGCGCTGCCCGACGTGCGGGACGGCCTCAAGCCCGTCCACCGGCGCATCCTCTATGCGATGCACGAGATGGGCGTCACCAGCAACACCAGCCACCGGAAGTCCTCGTCGGTGATCGGGGAGACGATGGGCGATTACCACCCGCACGGTGACTCCGCCATCTACGACACGCTCGTCAACATGGCCCAGGAGTTCTCCATGCGGTACCCGTTGATCGACGGGCAGGGGAACTTCGGCTCGATGGACGGCGACCCCGCCGCCGCGATGCGGTACACGGAGGCCCGCATGGCCGACATCGCCGCGGAGCTGCTGGCGGACATCGAGAAGGACACCGTCGACTTCTCGGCGAACTACGACGACCGCCTGACGGAACCGGACGTGCTCCCGGCGGCGTACCCGAACCTGTTGGTCAACGGGTCGACCGGGATCGCGGTCGGCATGTCGACGAAGGTGCCGCCGCACAATCTCGGGGAGGTGATCGACGCGACGATCGAGCTGATCGACGACCCCGACGCGACGGTCGCGGACCTGATGGAGCACGTGAAGGGGCCGGACTTCCCGACGGGCGCGAACATCGTCGGCCGCAACTCCGTGCGCGAGGCGTACACCACGGGTCGCGGCCGCGTCCGTGTTCGCGCGGAGATGGAGGTCGAGGAACACGGCAACGACCGACAGCGCATCGTCGTCACCGAGCTGCCGTATCAGGAGAACAAAGCGCGCATCGTCGAGCGGATCGCCAACGACGTGAACGAGGGGGTCATCGAGGGCATATCCGACCTCCGCGACGAGTCCGACCGCGAGGGCGTCCGCGTCGTCATCGAGCTGAAGCGCGGCGCGAACGTCGAGGTCGTGAAAAACCAGCTGCTGGAGCACCACCTCGAGTCCACCTTCGGCGTCATCAACCTCGCGCTGGTCGACGGCCAGCCGAAGGTGCTCACCCTGAAGGAGACGCTGGAGCACTACATCGAGCACCGAAAGGAGGTCGTCACCCGGCGCTCCGAGTACGACCTGGAGGAGGCCGAGGACCGCGCGCACATCCTCGAGGGGCGCCTGAAGGCGCTGGAGAACGCCGAGGACGTCGTCGAGACGATCCGCGAGAGCGAGGACCGCGACGCCGCGAGGGCGGCCCTCCGGACCACCTTCGAGTTCAGCGAGGAGCAGGCCGAACACATCGTTCGGATGCAGCTCGGCTCGCTCACCTCGATGGAGGCCGCCGAGATCGAAGACGAGTACGAGAACGTGCAGGCGACCATCGAGCGCCTGAACGAGATCCTCGACTCCGAGTCGGAGCTGTTCGAGGTCATCAAAGACGAGCTCCGCGAGATCAAAGACACCTACGACGACGACCGCCGCACCGGCTTCGTCGAGGACACCGGCAGCGTCACCCACGAGGACCTCATCCCGGAGGAGGAGTCGGTGGTCGTCCTCTCGGAGGACGACTACATCAAGCGGATGCCCGCGGCAGACTTCCGCGCGCAAAATCGCGGCGGCAAGGGGATCATCGGCACCGACCTGAAGGAGGGCGACCGGGTGTCCTCGGTGTTCCTCGCGTCGACCCACGACTACCTGCTGTGTTTCACCGACAAGGGTCGCGTCTATCAGCTGAAGACGTACCAGGTGCCCGAGATGGGGCGCACCGCCCGCGGGAAGTCGGCGGTGAACGTGCTCGATCTGGACGGCGACGAGGAGCTGACGGCCGTCGTCAACACCGCCGACCTCACCGGCGACGAGTACCTCACGATGGTCACCGAGGGCGGCTACGTGAAGCGGACCGCCGGCGACCGGTTCGAGAACATCCTCTCGACGGGGATCCGCGCGATCAAACTGGAGGACGGCGACGCGCTCGCCGACGTGGAGGTCACCGACGGCGGGCGCGATCTCGTGATCGGCACCCGCGGCGGGATGGCGATCCGGTTCGACGAGAGCGGGGTTCGCGCGATGGGCCGCACCGCCCGCGGCGTCCGCGGGATCAAGCTCACCGACGACGACCGCGTCGCCGGCATCGCCGCGATCGACGAGGACGCCCACGACTGGGTGCTCACCGTGACCGAGAACGGCTACGGGAAGCGTACCGACCTCGACGAGTACCGTACACAGAGCCGCAACGGCAAGGGGCTCATCGACATCAAGACCGACGACCGGAACGGACGAGTGTGCGCCGTCGAGGCGGTCACGTACGGCGATCACCTGTTCGCGATGAGCGCGGACGGACAGATCATGCGCACCCGCGTCGAGGACATCTCGACGATCGGCCGCAACACGATGGGCGTCACCGTGATGGATCTGGACGAGGGCGACACGGTCGCCGCCGTCGACGTGCTCTCGGCCGAGCGCGTCTCGGCCGAGCGGAGCGCCGAGGAGACACAGGAGCAGACCACGGAGTCGGCCGCCGCCGACGCCGACGCGGAGTAG
- the gyrB gene encoding DNA topoisomerase (ATP-hydrolyzing) subunit B, whose protein sequence is MSDSGNSEYGAGQIQVLEGLQAVRKRPAMYIGSTDSRGLHHLVYEVVDNSIDEALAGYCDGIEVTVHDDGSVSVSDDGRGIPVDTHEKYDRPAVEVIMTILHAGGKFDNKSYQVSGGLHGVGVSVVNALSHWLEVEVKRDGAVWRHRFDHGEPEEGAFERVRDMDADEETGTTIRFWPDTDIFETIDFAFDTLANRLRELAFLNEGVTITLTDERDGAAETFHYDGGIREFVEYLNETRTPLHPDVVYFDTDEAAEDGVVQVEVALQATDELQGSIHAFANNINTREGGTHLTGFKTALTRVVNDYANDNGLIGDLDGNLTGEDVREGLTAVISVKHPDPQFEGQTKTKLGNSEVRGIVESAVHEHLGTFFEEHPDVAETVVSKAAEAARARKAAKQAEELTRRKSALESTALPGKLSDCQSRDPEDAELFIVEGDSAGGSAKQGRNPEFQAILPLGGKILNVEKHRLDRVLENDEIRNMITAVGTGIGDEFDIEEARYKKIVMMTDADVDGAHIRTLLLTLFYRHMRPLVEAGYVYAAQPPLYRIRYRGNTYDAMTEAERETIVEEKCDGKPDQVQRFKGLGEMNPEQLWETTMNPENRVLKQITIDDAAAADRMFNVLMGDSVEPRKQFIKEHAPEAEWVDI, encoded by the coding sequence ATGTCAGATTCAGGGAATAGTGAGTACGGCGCCGGGCAGATTCAGGTGCTGGAGGGCCTTCAGGCCGTCCGCAAGCGTCCGGCGATGTACATCGGTTCGACCGACTCTCGCGGCCTCCACCACCTGGTCTACGAGGTCGTCGACAACTCCATCGACGAGGCGCTCGCGGGCTACTGCGACGGGATCGAGGTGACCGTCCACGACGACGGGTCGGTCTCCGTGTCGGACGACGGGCGCGGGATTCCCGTCGACACCCACGAGAAGTACGACCGCCCCGCGGTGGAGGTCATCATGACGATCCTGCACGCGGGCGGGAAGTTCGACAACAAGTCCTACCAAGTGTCGGGCGGGCTCCACGGCGTCGGCGTCTCCGTGGTGAACGCGCTGTCACACTGGCTGGAGGTCGAGGTGAAGCGCGACGGCGCCGTCTGGCGCCACCGCTTCGACCACGGCGAGCCCGAGGAGGGCGCCTTCGAGCGCGTCCGGGACATGGACGCCGACGAGGAGACGGGGACGACCATCCGGTTTTGGCCGGACACGGACATCTTCGAGACGATCGACTTCGCGTTCGACACCCTCGCGAACCGCCTGCGCGAGCTGGCGTTCCTCAACGAGGGCGTCACGATCACGCTCACCGACGAGCGCGACGGCGCGGCGGAGACGTTCCACTACGACGGTGGTATCCGCGAGTTCGTCGAGTACCTCAACGAGACGCGCACGCCGCTGCACCCCGACGTGGTGTACTTCGACACCGACGAGGCGGCCGAGGACGGCGTCGTGCAGGTCGAGGTCGCACTGCAGGCGACCGACGAGCTGCAGGGGTCGATCCACGCGTTCGCCAACAACATCAACACGCGCGAGGGCGGGACCCATCTCACCGGGTTCAAGACGGCGCTGACGCGCGTCGTCAACGACTACGCCAACGACAACGGCCTCATCGGCGACCTCGACGGCAACCTCACGGGCGAGGACGTCCGCGAGGGGCTGACGGCCGTCATCTCGGTGAAACACCCCGACCCGCAGTTCGAGGGGCAGACGAAGACGAAACTCGGCAACAGCGAGGTCCGCGGGATCGTCGAGTCGGCGGTCCACGAGCACCTCGGCACGTTCTTCGAGGAACACCCCGACGTCGCCGAGACGGTCGTGAGCAAGGCCGCGGAGGCCGCTCGCGCCCGCAAGGCCGCAAAGCAGGCCGAGGAGCTCACCCGACGGAAGTCGGCGCTGGAGTCGACGGCGCTGCCCGGCAAGCTGTCCGACTGCCAGTCGCGCGATCCCGAGGACGCCGAGCTGTTCATCGTGGAGGGCGACTCCGCGGGCGGCTCGGCTAAACAGGGTCGAAACCCCGAGTTCCAGGCGATCCTCCCGCTGGGCGGAAAGATCCTCAACGTCGAGAAACACCGCCTCGACCGGGTGCTCGAGAACGACGAGATCCGGAACATGATCACCGCCGTCGGCACCGGCATCGGCGACGAGTTCGACATCGAGGAGGCGAGGTATAAGAAAATTGTTATGATGACCGACGCGGACGTGGACGGCGCCCACATCCGGACGCTCCTGCTCACGCTGTTCTACCGCCACATGCGGCCGCTCGTCGAGGCGGGCTACGTGTACGCGGCTCAGCCGCCGCTGTACCGCATTCGGTACCGCGGAAACACCTACGACGCGATGACCGAGGCCGAGCGGGAGACGATCGTCGAGGAGAAGTGCGACGGGAAGCCCGATCAGGTCCAGCGGTTCAAGGGCCTGGGCGAGATGAACCCCGAACAGCTGTGGGAGACAACGATGAACCCGGAGAACCGGGTGCTCAAACAGATCACGATCGACGACGCCGCGGCCGCCGACCGCATGTTCAACGTCCTGATGGGCGACTCGGTCGAGCCGCGCAAGCAGTTCATCAAAGAGCACGCGCCGGAGGCGGAGTGGGTAGACATCTGA
- a CDS encoding DNA topoisomerase VI subunit B, giving the protein MTSFQSQLGEDQGIADELAEGQREISIAEFFEKNKHMLGFDSGARGLVTAVKEAVDNALDACEEAGIRPDIYVEIREVGDYYRLIVEDNGPGITKEQLPKVFGKLLYGSRFHAREQSRGQQGIGISAAVLYSQLTSGKPAKITSRPKGEVDAQYFELIIDTDTNEPEINAERTTSWDRSHGTRIEVEMEANMRARQQLHDYIKHTAVVNPHARLELREPGLDEPLKFERGTDQLPAETKEIRPHPHGVELGTLIKMVEATESYSVSGFLQEEFTRVGKKTADKVVDNFRDRHFGRELGWSADEDAVAEAVGEAVSNKGADATDFFANEIASTLGGRERTSHHELVGIVDEVADAAEAEHGTRFGATVRDNAVGAAWATMTAYDEEADEDELTDDLYGLVDEATSTRKDDAVVAGMAQRLARRFAAADERVRATHDELLRLVDEAADDTEEFDDATFGETARENVVDALWSRMVTVPDDPPKVRETAGDRDTASELLEAMRETDILAPPTDCLAPITAELVEAGLRKEFDADFYAAATRDAEVHGGDPFIVEAGIAYGGELEDGGQVDLLRFANRVPLVYQRGACATTDVVKRIGWRNYGLDQPGGSGMPNGPAVIMIHVASTNVPFTSESKDALANIPAIEDEIELAVREAARELKSYLNKRRSMQKRREKQDVLGRILPEMADKVSEVTGRERPNIDAALARIMNNVGIEREREGDTVRLIVENHSDRTESPDVTDIVSVEPTDVPDEATVVDLDGEWFVKWNPSVPGGEEAVLEYTVIGDADFDVNVDGIETEKLTVNA; this is encoded by the coding sequence ATGACGTCGTTCCAGTCGCAACTCGGCGAGGATCAGGGGATCGCCGACGAGCTGGCCGAGGGTCAGCGGGAGATCTCCATCGCCGAGTTCTTCGAGAAGAACAAGCACATGCTCGGGTTCGACTCGGGCGCCCGCGGGCTGGTCACCGCTGTCAAGGAGGCCGTCGACAACGCGCTCGACGCCTGCGAGGAGGCGGGGATCCGGCCGGATATCTACGTCGAGATCAGGGAAGTGGGGGACTACTACCGCCTGATCGTCGAGGACAACGGCCCCGGGATCACGAAAGAACAGCTTCCGAAGGTGTTCGGGAAACTGCTGTACGGCAGCCGCTTCCATGCCAGAGAGCAGAGTCGCGGTCAACAGGGGATCGGTATCTCCGCGGCCGTTCTCTACTCCCAGCTCACCTCCGGGAAGCCCGCGAAGATCACCTCCCGTCCGAAGGGCGAAGTCGACGCGCAGTACTTCGAGCTGATCATCGACACGGACACCAACGAGCCGGAGATCAACGCCGAGCGGACCACCTCGTGGGATCGCTCACACGGTACGCGCATCGAGGTGGAGATGGAAGCGAACATGCGCGCGCGCCAGCAGCTCCACGACTACATCAAACACACCGCCGTCGTCAACCCCCACGCCCGGCTCGAACTCCGCGAGCCCGGCCTCGACGAGCCGCTGAAGTTCGAGCGCGGCACCGACCAGCTCCCCGCCGAGACCAAGGAGATCCGCCCGCACCCGCACGGGGTCGAGCTCGGCACGCTGATCAAGATGGTGGAAGCGACCGAGAGCTACTCGGTGTCGGGCTTCCTCCAGGAGGAGTTCACCCGTGTCGGCAAGAAGACCGCCGACAAGGTGGTCGACAACTTCCGCGACCGCCACTTCGGCCGCGAACTCGGCTGGAGCGCCGACGAGGACGCCGTCGCCGAGGCGGTCGGGGAGGCGGTCTCCAACAAGGGCGCCGACGCGACCGACTTCTTCGCGAACGAGATCGCGAGCACGCTCGGCGGGCGCGAGCGGACGAGCCACCACGAACTCGTCGGGATCGTCGACGAGGTCGCCGACGCCGCCGAAGCGGAGCACGGCACGCGCTTCGGCGCGACCGTCCGCGACAACGCCGTCGGGGCCGCGTGGGCGACGATGACCGCCTACGACGAGGAGGCCGACGAGGACGAGCTCACCGATGACCTCTACGGCCTCGTCGACGAGGCCACCTCCACCCGGAAGGACGACGCCGTCGTCGCCGGGATGGCCCAGCGGCTCGCCCGGCGATTCGCCGCCGCCGACGAGCGCGTCCGGGCGACCCACGACGAGCTCCTCCGCCTCGTGGACGAGGCGGCCGACGACACCGAGGAGTTCGACGACGCCACGTTCGGGGAGACTGCCCGCGAGAACGTCGTCGACGCGCTGTGGTCGCGGATGGTCACCGTCCCCGACGACCCGCCGAAGGTTCGCGAGACGGCCGGCGACCGCGACACCGCCAGCGAGCTGCTGGAGGCGATGCGCGAGACGGACATCCTCGCGCCGCCGACGGACTGCCTCGCGCCCATCACCGCCGAACTCGTCGAGGCGGGCCTGCGCAAGGAGTTCGACGCGGACTTCTACGCGGCCGCGACGCGCGACGCCGAGGTCCACGGCGGCGACCCGTTCATCGTCGAGGCCGGCATCGCCTACGGCGGCGAGCTGGAGGACGGCGGACAGGTCGACCTGCTCCGGTTCGCCAACCGCGTCCCGCTGGTGTACCAGCGCGGCGCCTGCGCGACCACCGACGTGGTGAAGCGGATCGGCTGGCGCAACTACGGGCTCGACCAGCCCGGCGGCTCGGGGATGCCGAACGGCCCCGCGGTGATCATGATCCACGTCGCCTCGACGAACGTGCCGTTCACCAGCGAATCGAAGGACGCGCTCGCGAACATCCCCGCCATCGAAGACGAGATCGAACTGGCGGTGCGGGAGGCCGCCCGCGAGCTCAAGAGCTATCTGAACAAGCGGCGCTCGATGCAGAAGCGCCGGGAGAAGCAGGACGTGCTCGGACGCATCCTCCCGGAGATGGCCGACAAGGTGTCGGAGGTCACCGGGCGCGAGCGCCCGAACATCGACGCCGCGTTGGCCCGCATCATGAACAACGTCGGCATCGAGCGCGAGCGCGAGGGAGACACCGTCCGTCTCATCGTCGAGAACCACTCCGACCGCACCGAATCGCCCGACGTGACCGATATCGTCAGCGTCGAACCGACGGACGTGCCCGACGAGGCGACGGTCGTCGACCTCGACGGCGAGTGGTTCGTGAAGTGGAACCCGAGCGTCCCCGGCGGCGAGGAGGCCGTCCTGGAGTACACCGTCATCGGCGACGCCGACTTCGACGTGAACGTCGACGGCATCGAGACCGAGAAGCTGACCGTGAACGCCTGA
- a CDS encoding DNA topoisomerase IV subunit A produces MSADTPHTKLNEEKAREQLIDLAAEFYDQFEHGDIPEMTLPTRTKSNIVFDEEAGVWVYGDRTSTRSANSVRGARKLLKAVYAVEFLAQQLDEDRSSTLRELYYLSESWDSEEAQFTSQDESNQLIEDLEIVSGVTREDFHMRPEESGAKVMGPLQIREQTRRGDRDIHCQEDVGQGGYQIPNNPDTIEFLDNDAEFVLCVETGGMRDRLVENGFDVDHDSIVVHLGGQPARATRRLTKRLHDELDLPVVVFCDGDPWSYRIYGSVAYGSIKSAHLSEYLATPEADYVGIRPQDIVDYDLPTDPLADSDVNALESELDDPRFQTDFWEEQIELQLDIGKKAEQQALAAQGLDFVTDTYLPERLGEMGVI; encoded by the coding sequence ATGAGCGCAGACACACCCCACACCAAGCTGAACGAGGAGAAGGCCCGCGAACAGCTGATCGACCTCGCGGCGGAGTTCTACGACCAGTTCGAGCACGGGGACATCCCCGAGATGACGCTCCCCACGCGGACGAAGAGCAACATCGTCTTCGACGAGGAGGCGGGCGTCTGGGTGTACGGCGATCGCACCTCCACCCGCTCGGCCAACTCCGTGCGCGGCGCGCGAAAGCTCCTGAAGGCGGTGTACGCCGTCGAGTTCCTCGCCCAGCAGCTGGACGAGGACCGGTCGTCCACCCTTCGTGAGCTGTACTACCTCTCGGAGTCGTGGGACTCCGAGGAGGCGCAGTTCACCTCTCAGGACGAGTCGAACCAGCTGATCGAGGATCTGGAGATCGTCTCGGGGGTCACCCGCGAAGACTTCCACATGCGCCCGGAGGAGTCGGGCGCGAAGGTGATGGGCCCGCTACAGATTCGCGAGCAGACCCGCCGCGGCGACCGCGACATCCACTGTCAGGAGGACGTCGGGCAGGGGGGGTACCAGATCCCCAACAACCCCGACACGATCGAGTTCCTCGACAACGACGCTGAGTTCGTTCTCTGTGTCGAGACCGGCGGCATGCGCGACCGGCTCGTCGAGAACGGCTTCGACGTCGACCACGACTCGATCGTCGTCCACCTCGGGGGACAGCCGGCCCGCGCGACCCGCCGCCTCACCAAGCGCCTGCACGACGAACTCGACCTGCCGGTCGTGGTCTTCTGTGACGGCGACCCGTGGTCGTACCGGATCTACGGCTCGGTCGCGTACGGCTCGATCAAGTCCGCGCACCTCTCGGAGTACCTCGCGACGCCGGAGGCCGACTACGTCGGTATCCGCCCGCAGGACATCGTCGACTACGACCTCCCGACGGACCCGCTCGCGGACTCGGACGTGAACGCCCTCGAGTCGGAGTTGGACGACCCGCGCTTCCAGACCGACTTCTGGGAGGAGCAGATCGAACTTCAGCTCGACATCGGGAAGAAGGCCGAACAGCAGGCGCTCGCGGCGCAGGGCCTGGACTTCGTCACCGACACCTACCTCCCCGAGCGCCTCGGGGAGATGGGCGTCATCTGA
- a CDS encoding zinc ribbon domain-containing protein, translated as MPSRSSAADRSRTCDGCGTRIDPEDRFCSGCGRPVRSTDRDQRGRESPSAEDRAWLRRRVADLHAEGWETVADDGERVVVRKRGVGRLPIHAVLFLLTGGVGNLLYALYRYTSGAPRRAVYADGTERSLSGSNGATRDLATVIAAAAAGLLVFGGAVWAGAAVAANLSVLVAVLGSLVFVLSALVAIAIPQVARDGLESPDTFGTAGTVERERVRNPPEPCAACGRRVFRGEHRRYARRFYVAGVPLRTTRSGENVYCDACADGSDRTSDVDDVDAELDRLREEDGREDERERERSFERG; from the coding sequence ATGCCCTCCCGATCGTCGGCGGCCGATCGCTCGCGAACCTGTGACGGCTGCGGAACCCGGATCGACCCCGAGGACCGGTTCTGTTCGGGCTGTGGCCGCCCCGTTCGGTCGACCGACCGCGACCAGCGCGGGCGCGAATCCCCCAGCGCGGAGGACCGAGCGTGGCTCCGGCGACGCGTCGCGGACCTCCACGCGGAGGGCTGGGAGACGGTCGCCGACGACGGCGAGCGGGTCGTCGTTCGCAAGCGCGGCGTCGGTCGGCTCCCGATCCACGCCGTCCTGTTCCTGTTGACCGGCGGGGTCGGCAACCTCCTGTACGCGCTGTACCGCTACACCTCGGGCGCGCCGCGTCGCGCGGTGTACGCGGACGGCACCGAACGGTCCCTCTCGGGGAGCAACGGCGCCACGCGGGACCTCGCGACCGTGATCGCCGCGGCCGCCGCCGGGCTGCTCGTGTTCGGCGGCGCCGTCTGGGCCGGCGCGGCCGTGGCCGCGAACCTCTCGGTGCTCGTCGCCGTGCTCGGCTCGCTCGTGTTCGTCCTGTCGGCGCTGGTCGCGATCGCGATCCCGCAGGTGGCCCGCGACGGGCTCGAATCGCCGGACACGTTCGGTACGGCAGGGACCGTCGAGCGCGAGCGCGTCCGCAACCCGCCGGAGCCGTGTGCCGCCTGCGGCCGGCGGGTGTTCCGCGGGGAGCACCGCCGGTACGCGAGGCGGTTCTACGTCGCCGGGGTCCCGCTGCGAACGACACGCTCGGGCGAGAACGTCTACTGCGACGCCTGTGCCGACGGGTCCGACCGGACGTCCGACGTCGACGACGTCGACGCGGAACTGGATCGGCTCCGGGAGGAGGATGGGAGGGAAGACGAACGAGAGCGCGAGCGGTCGTTCGAACGGGGGTAG
- a CDS encoding MBL fold metallo-hydrolase yields the protein MTVRHDDLRVTWYGYATARIESEDGTVAYTDPGRYGVLTGEWTPPGGGNPKEAAHPRATDRRPMDADLVVVTHDHHYDSAGIERVAADDATVVVYEGVDATNIDRDVKPVDELPFEVVRVGEADHVAVDGVGDVWSMPAYNEADGPHANDDGSVPHPKGLGVGYRFTVGSEGTSVFWPGDSDALAAFAELDVSLLLANVSGSVCMSGPEAAALAERMDPDLVVPIHYNTQAFLEADSAAFASDVAKRAIPVALDESAE from the coding sequence ATGACCGTTCGACACGACGACCTGCGGGTCACGTGGTACGGCTACGCCACCGCGCGTATCGAGAGCGAGGACGGCACCGTCGCGTACACCGATCCCGGACGGTACGGTGTGCTCACCGGCGAGTGGACCCCGCCGGGCGGCGGCAACCCGAAGGAGGCCGCGCACCCGCGCGCCACCGACCGCCGGCCGATGGACGCCGACCTCGTCGTCGTCACCCACGACCACCACTACGACTCCGCGGGGATCGAGCGCGTCGCCGCGGACGACGCCACCGTCGTCGTGTACGAGGGCGTCGACGCCACGAACATCGACCGGGACGTGAAGCCCGTCGACGAACTGCCGTTCGAGGTCGTCCGGGTCGGCGAGGCGGACCACGTCGCCGTCGACGGCGTCGGCGACGTGTGGTCGATGCCGGCGTACAACGAGGCGGACGGCCCGCACGCGAACGACGACGGCTCCGTGCCGCACCCGAAGGGCCTCGGCGTCGGCTACCGGTTCACCGTCGGGAGCGAGGGGACCTCGGTGTTCTGGCCCGGCGACTCGGACGCGCTCGCGGCGTTCGCCGAACTCGACGTGTCGCTGCTGCTCGCGAACGTCTCCGGGTCCGTCTGCATGAGCGGTCCCGAGGCGGCCGCCCTCGCCGAACGCATGGACCCGGATCTGGTCGTCCCGATCCACTACAACACGCAGGCGTTCCTCGAGGCCGACTCCGCGGCGTTCGCGAGCGACGTGGCGAAGCGGGCGATCCCGGTCGCGCTCGACGAGTCGGCTGAGTAG